In Hypomesus transpacificus isolate Combined female unplaced genomic scaffold, fHypTra1 scaffold_162, whole genome shotgun sequence, the following are encoded in one genomic region:
- the LOC124489031 gene encoding tubby-related protein 1-like isoform X1 encodes MSGEKKLKKKPDRESTPTNGSEAKPKKTKVKKSEQASGEESTPSKNGKRVKKKKTENEKDKPETTEKEVKKKAKSAPKKKKSSDNEDDSEDEGEVPQKKTKKKASKESNPSDAKDKKTKTQDNKGESKSDAKGKADKSKKKEPASMFQINGNKPDFVTKKKTSKAEGEDSQSEPETKPSKNKKKPASSPASMFQTGEKKEKEKKGKKKGKAEDSDEEEVEVTKKKKGKGKKKEDERPPSPEIEFDNLEEFVLQPAPQGRTVRCKVTRDKRGMDRGFFPTYYLHLDTDKKASKGKEVFLLAGRKRKKSTTSNYLISIDATDLSRGGENYVGKLRSNLMGTKFTVFDNGLNPDRALRDMSNARQELAAIIYETNVLGFKGPRKMSVIIPGMDDDSERVPIRARSDNEGLLMRYQNRQMENLIELHNKTPVWNDDTASYVLNFNGRVTQASVKNFQIVHSKDNSYIVMQFGRVADDTFTLDYKYPMCAVQAFALALSSFDGKLACE; translated from the exons ATGTCTGGAGAGAAG AAGCTTAAGAAGAAGCCTGATAGGGAATCCACACCAACCAATGGATCAGAGGCCAAGCCGAAGAAGACCAAAGTTAAGAAGAGTGAGCAAGcttcaggagaggagagcaccCCATCTAAAA ATGGAAAGagggtgaaaaaaaagaaaactgagaATGAGAAGGACAAACCAGAAACAACTGAAAAGGAAGTAAAGAAGAAAGCCAAAAGTGCTCctaaaaagaagaaaa GCTCCGACAATGAAGATGACAgtgaggatgagggtgaggtTCCTCAGAAGAAGACCAAGAAGAAAGCCTCCAAAGAAAGTAACCCTTCTGATGCCAAAGACAAGAAGACCAAAACACAAG ACAATAAAGGTGAGAGTAAAAGTGATGCCAAAGGAAAGGCAGACAAGTCTAAAAAGAAGGAGCCAGCCTCCATGTTCCAGATCAACGGTAATAAGCCTGACTTTGTCACCAAGAAGAAAA CGTCTAAGGCAGAGGGTGAGGACAGTCAGAGTGAACCTGAGACTAAACCCAGTAAGAACAAGAAAAAGCCTGCATCCAGTCCGGCCTCCATGTTCCAGactggagagaagaaagagaaagagaagaaagggaaGAAGAAAG GAAAGGCAGAGGACAGTgatgaggaggaagtggaggtgacaaaaaaaaagaaaggcaaAGGAAAGAAGAAG GAGGACGAACGCCCCCCATCGCCAGAAATCGAGTTTGACAATCTGGAGGAGTTTGTTCTGCAGCCTGCCCCGCAGGGCAGAACCGTGAGGTGCAAAGTAACGAGGGATAAAAGAGGGATGGACCGTGGCTTCTTCCCAACCTACTACCTTCATCTGGACACTGACAAGAAG GCATCAAAAGGAAAAGAG GTATTTCTACTAGCAGGGAGGAAGCGGAAGAAAAGCACCACCTCCAACTACCTCATCTCCATCGATGCCACGGATCTctccaggggaggagagaactaTGTAGGCAAATTGAG ATCGAATCTAATGGGAACCAAGTTCACAGTGTTTGACAATGGCCTGAATCCAGACAGAGCTCTTAGAGATATGTCCAATGCTAGGCAGGAGCTGGCAGCCATCATATAC GAGACTAATGTCCTGGGATTCAAAGGCCCCCGAAAGATGTCTGTTATTATTCCCGGGATGGACGATGACAGCGAGAGAGTTCCCATTCGAGCTAGGAGT gacaaTGAGGGTCTTCTGATGCGCTATCAGaacagacagatggaaaaccTTATTGAGCTGCACAACAAGACACCGGTGTGGAACGACGACACAGCTTCCTACGTGCTCAACTTTAACGGGCGTGTCACGCAAGCCTCCGTCAAGAACTTCCAGATTGTCCACAGCAAAGACA ATAGTTACATAGTGATGCAGTTTGGACGTGTGGCGGATGACACATTTACTCTGGACTACAAGTACCCCATGTGTGCTGTCCAGGCCTTTGCCCTTGCCCTCTCCAGCTTCGATGGCAAACTGGCATGTGAATAA
- the LOC124489031 gene encoding tubby-related protein 1-like isoform X2 — MKMTVRMRVRFLRRRPRRKPPKKVTLLMPKTRRPKHKTIKVRVKVMPKERQTSLKRRSQPPCSRSTVISLTLSPRRKRLRQRVRTVRVNLRLNPVRTRKSLHPVRPPCSRLERRKRKRRKGRRKAEDSDEEEVEVTKKKKGKGKKKEDERPPSPEIEFDNLEEFVLQPAPQGRTVRCKVTRDKRGMDRGFFPTYYLHLDTDKKASKGKEVFLLAGRKRKKSTTSNYLISIDATDLSRGGENYVGKLRSNLMGTKFTVFDNGLNPDRALRDMSNARQELAAIIYETNVLGFKGPRKMSVIIPGMDDDSERVPIRARSDNEGLLMRYQNRQMENLIELHNKTPVWNDDTASYVLNFNGRVTQASVKNFQIVHSKDNSYIVMQFGRVADDTFTLDYKYPMCAVQAFALALSSFDGKLACE, encoded by the exons ATGAAGATGACAgtgaggatgagggtgaggtTCCTCAGAAGAAGACCAAGAAGAAAGCCTCCAAAGAAAGTAACCCTTCTGATGCCAAAGACAAGAAGACCAAAACACAAG ACAATAAAGGTGAGAGTAAAAGTGATGCCAAAGGAAAGGCAGACAAGTCTAAAAAGAAGGAGCCAGCCTCCATGTTCCAGATCAACGGTAATAAGCCTGACTTTGTCACCAAGAAGAAAA CGTCTAAGGCAGAGGGTGAGGACAGTCAGAGTGAACCTGAGACTAAACCCAGTAAGAACAAGAAAAAGCCTGCATCCAGTCCGGCCTCCATGTTCCAGactggagagaagaaagagaaagagaagaaagggaaGAAGAAAG GCAGAGGACAGTgatgaggaggaagtggaggtgacaaaaaaaaagaaaggcaaAGGAAAGAAGAAG GAGGACGAACGCCCCCCATCGCCAGAAATCGAGTTTGACAATCTGGAGGAGTTTGTTCTGCAGCCTGCCCCGCAGGGCAGAACCGTGAGGTGCAAAGTAACGAGGGATAAAAGAGGGATGGACCGTGGCTTCTTCCCAACCTACTACCTTCATCTGGACACTGACAAGAAG GCATCAAAAGGAAAAGAG GTATTTCTACTAGCAGGGAGGAAGCGGAAGAAAAGCACCACCTCCAACTACCTCATCTCCATCGATGCCACGGATCTctccaggggaggagagaactaTGTAGGCAAATTGAG ATCGAATCTAATGGGAACCAAGTTCACAGTGTTTGACAATGGCCTGAATCCAGACAGAGCTCTTAGAGATATGTCCAATGCTAGGCAGGAGCTGGCAGCCATCATATAC GAGACTAATGTCCTGGGATTCAAAGGCCCCCGAAAGATGTCTGTTATTATTCCCGGGATGGACGATGACAGCGAGAGAGTTCCCATTCGAGCTAGGAGT gacaaTGAGGGTCTTCTGATGCGCTATCAGaacagacagatggaaaaccTTATTGAGCTGCACAACAAGACACCGGTGTGGAACGACGACACAGCTTCCTACGTGCTCAACTTTAACGGGCGTGTCACGCAAGCCTCCGTCAAGAACTTCCAGATTGTCCACAGCAAAGACA ATAGTTACATAGTGATGCAGTTTGGACGTGTGGCGGATGACACATTTACTCTGGACTACAAGTACCCCATGTGTGCTGTCCAGGCCTTTGCCCTTGCCCTCTCCAGCTTCGATGGCAAACTGGCATGTGAATAA
- the LOC124489031 gene encoding tubby-related protein 1-like isoform X3 — protein MFQINGNKPDFVTKKKTSKAEGEDSQSEPETKPSKNKKKPASSPASMFQTGEKKEKEKKGKKKGKAEDSDEEEVEVTKKKKGKGKKKEDERPPSPEIEFDNLEEFVLQPAPQGRTVRCKVTRDKRGMDRGFFPTYYLHLDTDKKASKGKEVFLLAGRKRKKSTTSNYLISIDATDLSRGGENYVGKLRSNLMGTKFTVFDNGLNPDRALRDMSNARQELAAIIYETNVLGFKGPRKMSVIIPGMDDDSERVPIRARSDNEGLLMRYQNRQMENLIELHNKTPVWNDDTASYVLNFNGRVTQASVKNFQIVHSKDNSYIVMQFGRVADDTFTLDYKYPMCAVQAFALALSSFDGKLACE, from the exons ATGTTCCAGATCAACGGTAATAAGCCTGACTTTGTCACCAAGAAGAAAA CGTCTAAGGCAGAGGGTGAGGACAGTCAGAGTGAACCTGAGACTAAACCCAGTAAGAACAAGAAAAAGCCTGCATCCAGTCCGGCCTCCATGTTCCAGactggagagaagaaagagaaagagaagaaagggaaGAAGAAAG GAAAGGCAGAGGACAGTgatgaggaggaagtggaggtgacaaaaaaaaagaaaggcaaAGGAAAGAAGAAG GAGGACGAACGCCCCCCATCGCCAGAAATCGAGTTTGACAATCTGGAGGAGTTTGTTCTGCAGCCTGCCCCGCAGGGCAGAACCGTGAGGTGCAAAGTAACGAGGGATAAAAGAGGGATGGACCGTGGCTTCTTCCCAACCTACTACCTTCATCTGGACACTGACAAGAAG GCATCAAAAGGAAAAGAG GTATTTCTACTAGCAGGGAGGAAGCGGAAGAAAAGCACCACCTCCAACTACCTCATCTCCATCGATGCCACGGATCTctccaggggaggagagaactaTGTAGGCAAATTGAG ATCGAATCTAATGGGAACCAAGTTCACAGTGTTTGACAATGGCCTGAATCCAGACAGAGCTCTTAGAGATATGTCCAATGCTAGGCAGGAGCTGGCAGCCATCATATAC GAGACTAATGTCCTGGGATTCAAAGGCCCCCGAAAGATGTCTGTTATTATTCCCGGGATGGACGATGACAGCGAGAGAGTTCCCATTCGAGCTAGGAGT gacaaTGAGGGTCTTCTGATGCGCTATCAGaacagacagatggaaaaccTTATTGAGCTGCACAACAAGACACCGGTGTGGAACGACGACACAGCTTCCTACGTGCTCAACTTTAACGGGCGTGTCACGCAAGCCTCCGTCAAGAACTTCCAGATTGTCCACAGCAAAGACA ATAGTTACATAGTGATGCAGTTTGGACGTGTGGCGGATGACACATTTACTCTGGACTACAAGTACCCCATGTGTGCTGTCCAGGCCTTTGCCCTTGCCCTCTCCAGCTTCGATGGCAAACTGGCATGTGAATAA